One Kineococcus radiotolerans SRS30216 = ATCC BAA-149 DNA window includes the following coding sequences:
- a CDS encoding AAA family ATPase yields the protein MADAQRAPESREDAARPGPRTGRDSADVGRLRERNRRRRTQRLLLAVALLMLVVDLRLALTGSVLPALPAVDPIYLMVGIFFLAMLGLMLGQTLVSGRSPHVVYRPEQIDVGLDDVKGLAAVKEDVERSLDLFLAARTFRTRMGGRPRRGLLFEGTPGTGKTHMAKAMAREAGVPFLFVSATSFQSMWYGATARRLRSYFKALRKAARREGGAIGFIEEIDAIAGARGGMSAATAAGPVPGIVGCGGLTDLPMTLAPAAGPALRTERLASSEGASGVVNELLVQMQSFDEPTGSERVRGWFVDAANRFLPPHRQLKRPVGEPVDILLIAATNRADSLDPALLRPGRFDRRLTFGLPDKAGRRELVDHFLARKAHEAALDDPERRDALAGITNGYSPVMIESLLDEALVNAVRRGADGMDWADVEHARLVTEVGLGQPVGYTEHEARLIATHEAGHAAVAWLVAPQRRLEILTIVKRADALGLLAHGDAEDVYTRSRTELAGMIKIAFGGQVAEELFFGDVSTGPAGDLQSATQVAAQMVGSAGMAGTLVSFAAVQQGAFADGNLVSRVLGDSEGRRLVENLLSEQKESVRELLGRHRHLVAALRDALLERHELIGHEITDVLEAARAAHEVPRPPRPPQVIDLRGTTSSVGDGPDRRI from the coding sequence TGCGCCTCGCCCTCACCGGCTCCGTCCTGCCCGCGCTGCCCGCCGTCGACCCCATCTACCTCATGGTCGGGATCTTCTTCCTGGCCATGCTCGGGCTGATGCTCGGTCAGACGCTGGTCTCCGGCCGCTCCCCGCACGTCGTCTACCGGCCCGAGCAGATCGACGTCGGCCTCGACGACGTCAAGGGCCTGGCCGCGGTCAAGGAGGACGTCGAGCGCAGCCTCGACCTCTTCCTCGCCGCCCGCACCTTCCGCACCCGCATGGGGGGCCGGCCCCGCCGCGGCCTGCTCTTCGAGGGCACCCCCGGCACCGGCAAGACGCACATGGCCAAGGCGATGGCCCGCGAGGCCGGGGTCCCGTTCCTCTTCGTGTCCGCGACCAGCTTCCAGTCGATGTGGTACGGCGCGACCGCCCGCCGGTTGCGCTCCTACTTCAAGGCCCTGCGCAAGGCCGCCCGCCGCGAGGGCGGGGCCATCGGGTTCATCGAGGAGATCGACGCGATCGCCGGCGCGCGCGGCGGGATGAGCGCGGCGACCGCGGCGGGCCCCGTCCCGGGGATCGTCGGCTGCGGCGGGCTCACCGACCTGCCGATGACCCTCGCCCCGGCCGCGGGCCCCGCCCTGCGGACCGAGCGCCTCGCCAGCAGCGAGGGCGCCAGCGGGGTCGTCAACGAGCTCCTCGTGCAGATGCAGTCCTTCGACGAGCCCACCGGCTCCGAGCGGGTGCGCGGCTGGTTCGTCGACGCCGCCAACCGGTTCCTGCCCCCGCACCGGCAGCTGAAGCGCCCGGTGGGCGAACCCGTCGACATCCTGCTCATCGCCGCGACCAACCGCGCCGACTCCCTCGACCCGGCGCTGCTGCGCCCGGGCCGCTTCGACCGGCGCCTCACCTTCGGGCTGCCGGACAAGGCCGGCCGCCGGGAGCTCGTCGACCACTTCCTCGCCCGCAAGGCCCACGAGGCCGCCCTCGACGACCCCGAACGTCGCGACGCGCTGGCCGGGATCACCAACGGCTACAGCCCGGTGATGATCGAGAGCCTGCTGGACGAGGCGCTGGTCAACGCGGTGCGCCGCGGCGCGGACGGCATGGACTGGGCCGACGTCGAGCACGCCCGCCTGGTGACCGAGGTCGGTCTGGGGCAGCCGGTCGGCTACACCGAGCACGAGGCGCGCCTCATCGCCACCCACGAGGCCGGGCACGCCGCGGTCGCGTGGCTGGTGGCCCCGCAGCGCCGGCTGGAGATCCTCACGATCGTCAAGCGCGCCGACGCCCTCGGCCTGCTCGCCCACGGCGACGCCGAGGACGTCTACACCCGCTCGCGCACCGAGCTCGCCGGGATGATCAAGATCGCCTTCGGCGGCCAGGTCGCGGAGGAGCTGTTCTTCGGCGACGTCTCCACCGGCCCGGCCGGGGACCTGCAGTCCGCGACCCAGGTCGCGGCCCAGATGGTCGGCTCGGCGGGGATGGCGGGGACCCTGGTCTCCTTCGCCGCCGTCCAGCAGGGCGCCTTCGCCGACGGCAACCTCGTCTCCCGGGTGCTGGGGGACTCCGAGGGCCGGCGGCTGGTGGAGAACCTCCTGAGCGAGCAGAAGGAGTCCGTCCGCGAGCTCCTCGGCCGCCACCGCCACCTCGTGGCCGCGCTGCGCGACGCGCTGCTGGAACGGCACGAGCTCATCGGCCACGAGATCACCGACGTCCTCGAGGCGGCCCGCGCCGCCCACGAGGTGCCCCGGCCGCCCCGACCCCCGCAGGTGATCGACCTGCGGGGCACCACCTCCAGCGTCGGGGACGGTCCCGACCGGAGGATCTGA
- a CDS encoding acyl-CoA dehydrogenase family protein yields the protein MTTTTPPVPATTARQRLAPVLERIAAGAVQREQDHELPRAQVRELLDAGLGRLRLPVEEGGEGLDLVEFADLLVDLAAADSNLPQVFRGHIAWVEQVLSLPAGEHRARWARRIAAGELVGNAWSEVGDGVTGRQQTLVTTRAGRTTVSGRKYYTTGTIYADWTDATARRLADDGTSEVVTVLVPVRAAGTTVSDDWDGFGQQLTGTGTLVLDDVEVDPDDVSPFTARFRYQTALYQLVLLAVQAGIAAAVERDTGREVRARTRSYTHGLAPLARHDAQVLSVAGEISSIAFTARALVRAAAQAVQAAADTAHRPGTEADRAANVEAEIRTAQAQVVLCESVPRAATLLFDTLGASGTSRARALDRHWRNARTVASHNPVIYKQRIVGDWSVNGTEPPFVWDVGTHASVDPAAVRAQEGGATR from the coding sequence GTGACCACCACCACCCCGCCCGTCCCCGCCACCACCGCCCGGCAGCGCCTCGCGCCCGTGCTGGAGCGCATCGCCGCCGGTGCGGTGCAGCGCGAGCAGGACCACGAGCTGCCCCGCGCGCAGGTGCGCGAACTGCTCGACGCCGGTCTCGGCCGGCTGCGCCTCCCCGTCGAGGAGGGCGGGGAGGGGCTCGACCTCGTCGAGTTCGCCGACCTGCTCGTCGACCTCGCCGCGGCCGACTCCAACCTGCCGCAGGTGTTCCGCGGGCACATCGCCTGGGTCGAGCAGGTCCTCAGCCTGCCGGCGGGGGAGCACCGCGCGCGCTGGGCCCGGCGGATCGCCGCCGGCGAGCTGGTCGGCAACGCCTGGAGCGAGGTCGGCGACGGGGTCACCGGCCGGCAGCAGACCCTCGTCACCACCCGCGCGGGCCGCACCACCGTCTCGGGGCGCAAGTACTACACGACGGGCACGATCTACGCGGACTGGACCGACGCCACCGCCCGCCGCCTCGCCGACGACGGCACCTCCGAGGTCGTCACGGTCCTCGTCCCCGTCCGGGCCGCCGGGACGACGGTCTCCGACGACTGGGACGGCTTCGGCCAGCAGCTCACCGGCACCGGGACCCTCGTCCTCGACGACGTCGAGGTCGACCCGGACGACGTGAGCCCCTTCACCGCGCGCTTCCGCTACCAGACCGCCCTGTACCAGCTCGTGCTGCTCGCGGTGCAGGCCGGGATCGCCGCGGCCGTCGAGCGCGACACCGGGCGCGAGGTGCGCGCCCGCACCCGCAGCTACACCCACGGGCTCGCCCCCCTGGCCCGCCACGACGCGCAGGTGCTGTCGGTGGCCGGGGAGATCTCCTCGATCGCCTTCACCGCCCGCGCCCTGGTGCGGGCCGCGGCGCAGGCCGTTCAGGCCGCCGCCGACACCGCCCACCGGCCCGGCACCGAGGCCGACCGCGCGGCGAACGTGGAGGCGGAGATCCGCACTGCGCAGGCCCAGGTGGTGCTCTGCGAGTCGGTGCCGCGCGCGGCGACCCTGCTGTTCGACACCCTCGGCGCCTCGGGCACCTCCCGCGCCCGCGCCCTGGACCGGCACTGGCGCAACGCGCGCACCGTCGCCTCGCACAACCCGGTGATCTACAAGCAGCGGATCGTGGGCGACTGGTCCGTCAACGGCACCGAACCGCCCTTCGTCTGGGACGTCGGCACCCACGCCTCCGTCGACCCCGCCGCCGTGCGCGCTCAGGAGGGCGGCGCCACCCGGTAG